One region of Citrus sinensis cultivar Valencia sweet orange chromosome 6, DVS_A1.0, whole genome shotgun sequence genomic DNA includes:
- the LOC112498587 gene encoding lysine-specific demethylase JMJ29-like isoform X3: MEPPEELRCQRNSGSGWRCKHWRIHGQPTCEEHYLYSLRRNDKRKRQLQLCTANKKAVEEKVGIREGELEEEEEGKTCNNADLVFVNKEKNKGSGTIGQVEVEPLAKRTRRNSSLQLQKTNKEEKKIVGNKGGHKFKEEERACNEFDDVSVNKENDNGSVTIGGMELEPLSRRTRSKSSLQLHKTNKEVAIHLYKNSTTSTRNRAVDSQVKSNPQNKDIVGNRGSEIEEEELAANEAGDILVKKENGDGGQIEVEPSATRRTSSRKLQLQKSNNQQENVSNGREDKFHYCHQCHQNHKRVISCQKCERKHYCATCIQRWYPTMSEEAIAKSCPFCCRNCNCNACLHNSEIVKVTRDLGAPAKTVENIGHFKYLLRLLYPFLRKFHHDQVKEKKIEAKIKGLELSEIEVPQVVLRSNERLFCNNCKTSIVDYYRSCPRCSYDLCLTCCREIRDGCLQGGVNMYTSHFDRGKAYLHGGESLPLPSGKKSGIRFSSKKRMRKISQWKARENGDIPCPVNKLGGCGHEYLELKCIFANGWLSELKVKAKKLVKVHNLVDRPHHSGQSCSCFKLNGQIDCCSKSLRKAASREGVSDNYLYCPSATDVQHESLEHFKSHWIKGEPVIITNVLDYSSGLSWEPMVMSRAVRDTSYSKGSQKLVVKTVDCLDLCEVKINTYQFFKAYMEGRTHSNSWPVILKLKDWPPSCLFEERLPCHGAEFMNILPYKDYTHPYSGILNIATKLPPDFLKPDLGPKAYIAYGVAEELGRGDSVTKLHCDMSDAVNVLMHTAKVDYSSKQVAEIEKLKRKHAIQDRREFFNPLYARDETFDMNHSKSEEKLRPISSMQSNTLSLNGKDGGALWDIFRREDVPKLGEYLRNHHKEFRHVYCSPVEQVVHPIHDQTFYLNMYHKKKLKEEFGVEPWSFVQQLGEAVLIPAGCPHQVRNLMSCTKIALDFVSPENINECIRLTDEFRTLPRNHRAKKDKLQVKKMCLHAIDYVVQGLEKLTE; encoded by the exons ATGGAGCCGCCAGAAGAGCTCCGCTGCCAAAGAAATAGCGGTAGCGGATGGCGTTGCAAACATTGGAGAATCCATGGACAGCCAACCTGTGAGGAGCATTATCTGTACTCCCTGAGAAGAAATGATAAGAGGAAGAGACAGTTGCAATTATGCACCGCCAACAAAAAAGCAGTAGAAGAAAAAGTTGGCATT agagaaggtgaacttgaagaagaagaagaaggaaagaCATGCAATAATGCTGATCTCGTGTTTGtgaataaagagaaaaacaaggGAAGTGGGACAATTGGACAGGTGGAAGTGGAACCTTTGGCCAAGAGGACGAGAAGAAACAGTTCATTGCAATTGCAAAAAActaacaaagaagaaaagaaaattgttggCAAC aagggaggacacaaatttaaagaagaagaaagggcATGTAATGAGTTTGATGATGTTTCGgtgaataaagaaaatgataatggAAGTGTAACAATTGGGGGAATGGAACTGGAACCGTTGTCTAGGAGGACAAGAAGTAAGAGTTCATTGCAATTGCACAAAACGAACAAAGAAGTGGCGATacatttgtataaaaattctACCACGAGCACACGCAATAGAGCCGTAGACAGTCAAGTGAAATCCAATCCACAAAATAAGGATATAGTTGGCAAT AGAGGAAgtgaaattgaagaagaagaattggCAGCCAATGAGGCTGGTGACATTTTGGTGAAAAAAGAGAATGGTGATGGTGGGCAAATAGAAGTGGAACCATCAGCCACGAGGAGGACAAGCAGCAGAAAGCTGCAATTGCAAAAATCTAACAATCAACAAGAAAACGTGAGCAAT GGGAGGGAAGATAAGTTTCATTATTGTCATCAATGTCACCAGAATCACAAAAGGGTGATAAGTTGTCAGAAATGCGAGCGGAAACACTATTGTGCTACTTGCATTCAGAGAtg GTATCCTACAATGTCAGAGGAAGCGATAGCAAAGTCTTGCCCATTTTGTTGTCGAAATTGCAACTGTAATGCATGTTTGCATAATAGTGAAATAGTTAAG GTGACCAGAGATTTAGGAGCGCCTGCAAAGACTGTGGAGAATATTGGGCACTTCAAATATTTGTTACGCCTATTGTATCCCTTTTTGAGAAAGTTTCATCATGATCAggtgaaagaaaagaagatagAGGCCAAAATTAAAG GATTAGAATTGTCAGAGATAGAGGTACCGCAAGTTGTATTGAGGAGTAATGAGCGTTTGTTTTG TAACAACTGTAAAACCTCAATAGTTGATTACTATAGAAGCTGCCCTAGATGTTCCTATGATCTTTGCCTTACTTGTTGTCGGGAAATTCGTGATGGTTGCTTGCAAGGTGGAGTTAACATGTACACGAGTCATTTTGACAGAGGGAAAGCTTACTTACATGGAGGAGAATCTCTACCATTGCCTTCAGGTAAAAAATCTGGGATTAGATTCAGCTCGAAGAAACGTATGAGGAAAATATCTCAGTGGAAAGCTAGAGAGAATGGTGACATTCCTTGTCCCGTGAACAAATTGGGTGGTTGTGGACATGAGTATTTAGAGCTAAAGTGTATATTTGCAAATGGTTGGCTTTCAGAGTTGAAGGtgaaagcaaaaaaattagtgaaagTCCATAACTTGGTGGACAGGCCCCATCATTCTGGGCAGTCCTGTTCTTGTTTCAAATTGAATGGTCAGATTGATTGTTGTAGCAAGAGCTTAAGGAAGGCTGCGTCTCGGGAAGGTGTTTCCGATAACTATTTATACTGTCCTTCAGCCACTGATGTGCAACATGAGAGTCTGGAGCATTTTAAGAGTCACTGGATTAAGGGAGAGCCTGTAATCATTACAAATGTGTTGGACTATTCATCTGGCTTGAGCTGGGAGCCAATGGTGATGTCTCGTGCAGTTCGTGATACCTCGTATTCCAAAGGCTCTCAAAAATTGGTGGTCAAAACGGTTGATTGTCTTGACTTGTGTGAG gttaaaataaatacataccAATTTTTCAAAGCCTATATGGAGGGCCGAACTCACAGTAACTCTTGGCCAGTGATACTTAAACTCAAAGATTGGCCACCATCTTGTTTATTTGAGGAGCGGTTACCATGCCATGGTGCAGagtttatgaatattttgccTTATAAGGACTACACACATCCATACTCAGGAATTCTAAATATTGCAACAAAGCTGCCACCTGATTTCCTGAAGCCTGATCTAGGGCCAAAAGCTTATATAGCATATGGAGTTGCAGAAGAGCTTGGGCGCGGAGATTCTGTGACCAAGCTTCACTGTGACATGTCAGATGCG GTGAATGTTCTGATGCATACAGCAAAGGTGGACTACAGCTCTAAGCAGGTTGCTGAAATAGAAAAGTTGAAAAGAAAGCATGCTATCCAAGACAgaagagaattttttaatcctCTGTATGCGAGAGATGAAACATTTGATATGAACCACTCAAAATCTGAAGAAAAGCTAAGACCAATATCATCAATGCAATCTAATACCTTGTCATTGAATGGAAAAGATGGAGGTGCCCTTTGGGATATTTTTCGTAGAGAAGATGTACCCAAACTTGGGGAATATCTAAGAAATCACCATAAGGAATTCAGACATGTCTATTGTTCTCCAGTAGAACAg GTGGTGCACCCAATTCATGATCAAACTTTTTACTTGAATATGTATCATAAGAAAAAGCTCAAAGAGGAGTTTG GAGTAGAACCTTGGAGTTTTGTGCAACAGCTTGGTGAGGCAGTCCTTATACCTGCTGGTTGTCCCCATCAAGTGAGAAATCTAATG TCCTGCACAAAAATTGCTCTTGATTTTGTCTCTCCTGAAAATATTAACGAGTGCATCCGTTTGACTGATGAGTTTCGCACTCTGCCTAGGAATCACAGGGCTAAGAAAGACAAACTGCAG GTAAAGAAAATGTGTCTTCATGCAATAGACTATGTCGTGCAAGGATTAGAAAAACTCACAGAATGA
- the LOC112498587 gene encoding lysine-specific demethylase JMJ29-like isoform X2: MEPPEELRCQRNSGSGWRCKHWRIHGQPTCEEHYLYSLRRNDKRKRQLQLCTANKKAVEEKVGIKREGELEEEEEGKTCNNADLVFVNKEKNKGSGTIGQVEVEPLAKRTRRNSSLQLQKTNKEEKKIVGNGGHKFKEEERACNEFDDVSVNKENDNGSVTIGGMELEPLSRRTRSKSSLQLHKTNKEVAIHLYKNSTTSTRNRAVDSQVKSNPQNKDIVGNRGSEIEEEELAANEAGDILVKKENGDGGQIEVEPSATRRTSSRKLQLQKSNNQQENVSNGREDKFHYCHQCHQNHKRVISCQKCERKHYCATCIQRWYPTMSEEAIAKSCPFCCRNCNCNACLHNSEIVKVTRDLGAPAKTVENIGHFKYLLRLLYPFLRKFHHDQVKEKKIEAKIKGLELSEIEVPQVVLRSNERLFCNNCKTSIVDYYRSCPRCSYDLCLTCCREIRDGCLQGGVNMYTSHFDRGKAYLHGGESLPLPSGKKSGIRFSSKKRMRKISQWKARENGDIPCPVNKLGGCGHEYLELKCIFANGWLSELKVKAKKLVKVHNLVDRPHHSGQSCSCFKLNGQIDCCSKSLRKAASREGVSDNYLYCPSATDVQHESLEHFKSHWIKGEPVIITNVLDYSSGLSWEPMVMSRAVRDTSYSKGSQKLVVKTVDCLDLCEVKINTYQFFKAYMEGRTHSNSWPVILKLKDWPPSCLFEERLPCHGAEFMNILPYKDYTHPYSGILNIATKLPPDFLKPDLGPKAYIAYGVAEELGRGDSVTKLHCDMSDAVNVLMHTAKVDYSSKQVAEIEKLKRKHAIQDRREFFNPLYARDETFDMNHSKSEEKLRPISSMQSNTLSLNGKDGGALWDIFRREDVPKLGEYLRNHHKEFRHVYCSPVEQVVHPIHDQTFYLNMYHKKKLKEEFGVEPWSFVQQLGEAVLIPAGCPHQVRNLMSCTKIALDFVSPENINECIRLTDEFRTLPRNHRAKKDKLQVKKMCLHAIDYVVQGLEKLTE, from the exons ATGGAGCCGCCAGAAGAGCTCCGCTGCCAAAGAAATAGCGGTAGCGGATGGCGTTGCAAACATTGGAGAATCCATGGACAGCCAACCTGTGAGGAGCATTATCTGTACTCCCTGAGAAGAAATGATAAGAGGAAGAGACAGTTGCAATTATGCACCGCCAACAAAAAAGCAGTAGAAGAAAAAGTTGGCATT aagagagaaggtgaacttgaagaagaagaagaaggaaagaCATGCAATAATGCTGATCTCGTGTTTGtgaataaagagaaaaacaaggGAAGTGGGACAATTGGACAGGTGGAAGTGGAACCTTTGGCCAAGAGGACGAGAAGAAACAGTTCATTGCAATTGCAAAAAActaacaaagaagaaaagaaaattgttggCAAC ggaggacacaaatttaaagaagaagaaagggcATGTAATGAGTTTGATGATGTTTCGgtgaataaagaaaatgataatggAAGTGTAACAATTGGGGGAATGGAACTGGAACCGTTGTCTAGGAGGACAAGAAGTAAGAGTTCATTGCAATTGCACAAAACGAACAAAGAAGTGGCGATacatttgtataaaaattctACCACGAGCACACGCAATAGAGCCGTAGACAGTCAAGTGAAATCCAATCCACAAAATAAGGATATAGTTGGCAAT AGAGGAAgtgaaattgaagaagaagaattggCAGCCAATGAGGCTGGTGACATTTTGGTGAAAAAAGAGAATGGTGATGGTGGGCAAATAGAAGTGGAACCATCAGCCACGAGGAGGACAAGCAGCAGAAAGCTGCAATTGCAAAAATCTAACAATCAACAAGAAAACGTGAGCAAT GGGAGGGAAGATAAGTTTCATTATTGTCATCAATGTCACCAGAATCACAAAAGGGTGATAAGTTGTCAGAAATGCGAGCGGAAACACTATTGTGCTACTTGCATTCAGAGAtg GTATCCTACAATGTCAGAGGAAGCGATAGCAAAGTCTTGCCCATTTTGTTGTCGAAATTGCAACTGTAATGCATGTTTGCATAATAGTGAAATAGTTAAG GTGACCAGAGATTTAGGAGCGCCTGCAAAGACTGTGGAGAATATTGGGCACTTCAAATATTTGTTACGCCTATTGTATCCCTTTTTGAGAAAGTTTCATCATGATCAggtgaaagaaaagaagatagAGGCCAAAATTAAAG GATTAGAATTGTCAGAGATAGAGGTACCGCAAGTTGTATTGAGGAGTAATGAGCGTTTGTTTTG TAACAACTGTAAAACCTCAATAGTTGATTACTATAGAAGCTGCCCTAGATGTTCCTATGATCTTTGCCTTACTTGTTGTCGGGAAATTCGTGATGGTTGCTTGCAAGGTGGAGTTAACATGTACACGAGTCATTTTGACAGAGGGAAAGCTTACTTACATGGAGGAGAATCTCTACCATTGCCTTCAGGTAAAAAATCTGGGATTAGATTCAGCTCGAAGAAACGTATGAGGAAAATATCTCAGTGGAAAGCTAGAGAGAATGGTGACATTCCTTGTCCCGTGAACAAATTGGGTGGTTGTGGACATGAGTATTTAGAGCTAAAGTGTATATTTGCAAATGGTTGGCTTTCAGAGTTGAAGGtgaaagcaaaaaaattagtgaaagTCCATAACTTGGTGGACAGGCCCCATCATTCTGGGCAGTCCTGTTCTTGTTTCAAATTGAATGGTCAGATTGATTGTTGTAGCAAGAGCTTAAGGAAGGCTGCGTCTCGGGAAGGTGTTTCCGATAACTATTTATACTGTCCTTCAGCCACTGATGTGCAACATGAGAGTCTGGAGCATTTTAAGAGTCACTGGATTAAGGGAGAGCCTGTAATCATTACAAATGTGTTGGACTATTCATCTGGCTTGAGCTGGGAGCCAATGGTGATGTCTCGTGCAGTTCGTGATACCTCGTATTCCAAAGGCTCTCAAAAATTGGTGGTCAAAACGGTTGATTGTCTTGACTTGTGTGAG gttaaaataaatacataccAATTTTTCAAAGCCTATATGGAGGGCCGAACTCACAGTAACTCTTGGCCAGTGATACTTAAACTCAAAGATTGGCCACCATCTTGTTTATTTGAGGAGCGGTTACCATGCCATGGTGCAGagtttatgaatattttgccTTATAAGGACTACACACATCCATACTCAGGAATTCTAAATATTGCAACAAAGCTGCCACCTGATTTCCTGAAGCCTGATCTAGGGCCAAAAGCTTATATAGCATATGGAGTTGCAGAAGAGCTTGGGCGCGGAGATTCTGTGACCAAGCTTCACTGTGACATGTCAGATGCG GTGAATGTTCTGATGCATACAGCAAAGGTGGACTACAGCTCTAAGCAGGTTGCTGAAATAGAAAAGTTGAAAAGAAAGCATGCTATCCAAGACAgaagagaattttttaatcctCTGTATGCGAGAGATGAAACATTTGATATGAACCACTCAAAATCTGAAGAAAAGCTAAGACCAATATCATCAATGCAATCTAATACCTTGTCATTGAATGGAAAAGATGGAGGTGCCCTTTGGGATATTTTTCGTAGAGAAGATGTACCCAAACTTGGGGAATATCTAAGAAATCACCATAAGGAATTCAGACATGTCTATTGTTCTCCAGTAGAACAg GTGGTGCACCCAATTCATGATCAAACTTTTTACTTGAATATGTATCATAAGAAAAAGCTCAAAGAGGAGTTTG GAGTAGAACCTTGGAGTTTTGTGCAACAGCTTGGTGAGGCAGTCCTTATACCTGCTGGTTGTCCCCATCAAGTGAGAAATCTAATG TCCTGCACAAAAATTGCTCTTGATTTTGTCTCTCCTGAAAATATTAACGAGTGCATCCGTTTGACTGATGAGTTTCGCACTCTGCCTAGGAATCACAGGGCTAAGAAAGACAAACTGCAG GTAAAGAAAATGTGTCTTCATGCAATAGACTATGTCGTGCAAGGATTAGAAAAACTCACAGAATGA
- the LOC112498587 gene encoding lysine-specific demethylase JMJ29-like isoform X1, with protein MEPPEELRCQRNSGSGWRCKHWRIHGQPTCEEHYLYSLRRNDKRKRQLQLCTANKKAVEEKVGIKREGELEEEEEGKTCNNADLVFVNKEKNKGSGTIGQVEVEPLAKRTRRNSSLQLQKTNKEEKKIVGNKGGHKFKEEERACNEFDDVSVNKENDNGSVTIGGMELEPLSRRTRSKSSLQLHKTNKEVAIHLYKNSTTSTRNRAVDSQVKSNPQNKDIVGNRGSEIEEEELAANEAGDILVKKENGDGGQIEVEPSATRRTSSRKLQLQKSNNQQENVSNGREDKFHYCHQCHQNHKRVISCQKCERKHYCATCIQRWYPTMSEEAIAKSCPFCCRNCNCNACLHNSEIVKVTRDLGAPAKTVENIGHFKYLLRLLYPFLRKFHHDQVKEKKIEAKIKGLELSEIEVPQVVLRSNERLFCNNCKTSIVDYYRSCPRCSYDLCLTCCREIRDGCLQGGVNMYTSHFDRGKAYLHGGESLPLPSGKKSGIRFSSKKRMRKISQWKARENGDIPCPVNKLGGCGHEYLELKCIFANGWLSELKVKAKKLVKVHNLVDRPHHSGQSCSCFKLNGQIDCCSKSLRKAASREGVSDNYLYCPSATDVQHESLEHFKSHWIKGEPVIITNVLDYSSGLSWEPMVMSRAVRDTSYSKGSQKLVVKTVDCLDLCEVKINTYQFFKAYMEGRTHSNSWPVILKLKDWPPSCLFEERLPCHGAEFMNILPYKDYTHPYSGILNIATKLPPDFLKPDLGPKAYIAYGVAEELGRGDSVTKLHCDMSDAVNVLMHTAKVDYSSKQVAEIEKLKRKHAIQDRREFFNPLYARDETFDMNHSKSEEKLRPISSMQSNTLSLNGKDGGALWDIFRREDVPKLGEYLRNHHKEFRHVYCSPVEQVVHPIHDQTFYLNMYHKKKLKEEFGVEPWSFVQQLGEAVLIPAGCPHQVRNLMSCTKIALDFVSPENINECIRLTDEFRTLPRNHRAKKDKLQVKKMCLHAIDYVVQGLEKLTE; from the exons ATGGAGCCGCCAGAAGAGCTCCGCTGCCAAAGAAATAGCGGTAGCGGATGGCGTTGCAAACATTGGAGAATCCATGGACAGCCAACCTGTGAGGAGCATTATCTGTACTCCCTGAGAAGAAATGATAAGAGGAAGAGACAGTTGCAATTATGCACCGCCAACAAAAAAGCAGTAGAAGAAAAAGTTGGCATT aagagagaaggtgaacttgaagaagaagaagaaggaaagaCATGCAATAATGCTGATCTCGTGTTTGtgaataaagagaaaaacaaggGAAGTGGGACAATTGGACAGGTGGAAGTGGAACCTTTGGCCAAGAGGACGAGAAGAAACAGTTCATTGCAATTGCAAAAAActaacaaagaagaaaagaaaattgttggCAAC aagggaggacacaaatttaaagaagaagaaagggcATGTAATGAGTTTGATGATGTTTCGgtgaataaagaaaatgataatggAAGTGTAACAATTGGGGGAATGGAACTGGAACCGTTGTCTAGGAGGACAAGAAGTAAGAGTTCATTGCAATTGCACAAAACGAACAAAGAAGTGGCGATacatttgtataaaaattctACCACGAGCACACGCAATAGAGCCGTAGACAGTCAAGTGAAATCCAATCCACAAAATAAGGATATAGTTGGCAAT AGAGGAAgtgaaattgaagaagaagaattggCAGCCAATGAGGCTGGTGACATTTTGGTGAAAAAAGAGAATGGTGATGGTGGGCAAATAGAAGTGGAACCATCAGCCACGAGGAGGACAAGCAGCAGAAAGCTGCAATTGCAAAAATCTAACAATCAACAAGAAAACGTGAGCAAT GGGAGGGAAGATAAGTTTCATTATTGTCATCAATGTCACCAGAATCACAAAAGGGTGATAAGTTGTCAGAAATGCGAGCGGAAACACTATTGTGCTACTTGCATTCAGAGAtg GTATCCTACAATGTCAGAGGAAGCGATAGCAAAGTCTTGCCCATTTTGTTGTCGAAATTGCAACTGTAATGCATGTTTGCATAATAGTGAAATAGTTAAG GTGACCAGAGATTTAGGAGCGCCTGCAAAGACTGTGGAGAATATTGGGCACTTCAAATATTTGTTACGCCTATTGTATCCCTTTTTGAGAAAGTTTCATCATGATCAggtgaaagaaaagaagatagAGGCCAAAATTAAAG GATTAGAATTGTCAGAGATAGAGGTACCGCAAGTTGTATTGAGGAGTAATGAGCGTTTGTTTTG TAACAACTGTAAAACCTCAATAGTTGATTACTATAGAAGCTGCCCTAGATGTTCCTATGATCTTTGCCTTACTTGTTGTCGGGAAATTCGTGATGGTTGCTTGCAAGGTGGAGTTAACATGTACACGAGTCATTTTGACAGAGGGAAAGCTTACTTACATGGAGGAGAATCTCTACCATTGCCTTCAGGTAAAAAATCTGGGATTAGATTCAGCTCGAAGAAACGTATGAGGAAAATATCTCAGTGGAAAGCTAGAGAGAATGGTGACATTCCTTGTCCCGTGAACAAATTGGGTGGTTGTGGACATGAGTATTTAGAGCTAAAGTGTATATTTGCAAATGGTTGGCTTTCAGAGTTGAAGGtgaaagcaaaaaaattagtgaaagTCCATAACTTGGTGGACAGGCCCCATCATTCTGGGCAGTCCTGTTCTTGTTTCAAATTGAATGGTCAGATTGATTGTTGTAGCAAGAGCTTAAGGAAGGCTGCGTCTCGGGAAGGTGTTTCCGATAACTATTTATACTGTCCTTCAGCCACTGATGTGCAACATGAGAGTCTGGAGCATTTTAAGAGTCACTGGATTAAGGGAGAGCCTGTAATCATTACAAATGTGTTGGACTATTCATCTGGCTTGAGCTGGGAGCCAATGGTGATGTCTCGTGCAGTTCGTGATACCTCGTATTCCAAAGGCTCTCAAAAATTGGTGGTCAAAACGGTTGATTGTCTTGACTTGTGTGAG gttaaaataaatacataccAATTTTTCAAAGCCTATATGGAGGGCCGAACTCACAGTAACTCTTGGCCAGTGATACTTAAACTCAAAGATTGGCCACCATCTTGTTTATTTGAGGAGCGGTTACCATGCCATGGTGCAGagtttatgaatattttgccTTATAAGGACTACACACATCCATACTCAGGAATTCTAAATATTGCAACAAAGCTGCCACCTGATTTCCTGAAGCCTGATCTAGGGCCAAAAGCTTATATAGCATATGGAGTTGCAGAAGAGCTTGGGCGCGGAGATTCTGTGACCAAGCTTCACTGTGACATGTCAGATGCG GTGAATGTTCTGATGCATACAGCAAAGGTGGACTACAGCTCTAAGCAGGTTGCTGAAATAGAAAAGTTGAAAAGAAAGCATGCTATCCAAGACAgaagagaattttttaatcctCTGTATGCGAGAGATGAAACATTTGATATGAACCACTCAAAATCTGAAGAAAAGCTAAGACCAATATCATCAATGCAATCTAATACCTTGTCATTGAATGGAAAAGATGGAGGTGCCCTTTGGGATATTTTTCGTAGAGAAGATGTACCCAAACTTGGGGAATATCTAAGAAATCACCATAAGGAATTCAGACATGTCTATTGTTCTCCAGTAGAACAg GTGGTGCACCCAATTCATGATCAAACTTTTTACTTGAATATGTATCATAAGAAAAAGCTCAAAGAGGAGTTTG GAGTAGAACCTTGGAGTTTTGTGCAACAGCTTGGTGAGGCAGTCCTTATACCTGCTGGTTGTCCCCATCAAGTGAGAAATCTAATG TCCTGCACAAAAATTGCTCTTGATTTTGTCTCTCCTGAAAATATTAACGAGTGCATCCGTTTGACTGATGAGTTTCGCACTCTGCCTAGGAATCACAGGGCTAAGAAAGACAAACTGCAG GTAAAGAAAATGTGTCTTCATGCAATAGACTATGTCGTGCAAGGATTAGAAAAACTCACAGAATGA